In a single window of the Ancylobacter polymorphus genome:
- a CDS encoding dihydrodipicolinate synthase family protein — protein sequence MWQGVYPAVTAKFNEDDTLDHKEMERCFGLQIDAGVDGIIVNGSLGEGPMLSHDERLAVLKTAKAVAGKRPVLMTIADSATRDCASLAKRAAQAGADGLMVVPSLVYHTNPKETVATLSAVAEAADLPVMIYSNRVAYRVDVTVEIMAELAKDKRFVAVKESSDDIRRTVELQNAFGDRFDIFTGVDNLAYEALALGAVGWVAGLVVAFPEETVAIYRLMKAKRYDEALAIYRWFRPLLDLDVSTYLVQNLKLVEAMVTGTTERVRAPRLPLEGEQRAKVEKIVREALATRPTLAKAA from the coding sequence ATGTGGCAGGGCGTCTATCCCGCCGTTACCGCCAAGTTCAACGAAGACGACACGCTCGATCACAAGGAGATGGAGCGGTGCTTCGGCCTGCAGATCGACGCCGGCGTCGACGGCATCATCGTCAACGGCTCGCTCGGCGAAGGCCCGATGCTCTCGCATGACGAGCGCCTCGCCGTGCTGAAGACTGCCAAGGCGGTCGCCGGCAAGCGCCCGGTGCTGATGACCATCGCCGATTCCGCCACCCGCGATTGCGCGAGCCTCGCCAAGCGCGCCGCCCAGGCCGGCGCCGACGGGCTGATGGTGGTGCCGAGCCTCGTCTACCACACCAACCCGAAGGAGACGGTGGCCACCCTCTCCGCGGTGGCGGAGGCGGCCGACCTGCCGGTCATGATCTATTCCAACCGCGTCGCCTACCGCGTCGACGTGACCGTCGAGATCATGGCAGAACTCGCCAAGGACAAGCGCTTCGTCGCGGTGAAGGAGTCGTCGGACGACATCCGCCGCACGGTGGAACTGCAGAACGCCTTCGGCGACCGCTTCGACATCTTCACCGGCGTCGACAATCTCGCCTATGAGGCGCTGGCGCTCGGCGCGGTGGGCTGGGTCGCCGGTCTCGTCGTCGCCTTCCCCGAGGAAACGGTCGCGATCTACCGGCTGATGAAGGCCAAGCGCTATGACGAGGCGCTGGCGATCTACCGCTGGTTCCGCCCGCTGCTCGACCTCGACGTGTCGACCTATCTCGTCCAGAACCTCAAGCTGGTCGAAGCCATGGTCACCGGCACCACCGAGCGCGTGCGCGCGCCGCGCCTGCCGCTGGAAGGCGAGCAGCGCGCCAAGGTGGAGAAGATCGTGCGCGAGGCCCTCGCCACCCGCCCGACCCTCGCCAAGGCGGCGTGA
- a CDS encoding NAD(P)/FAD-dependent oxidoreductase: MNSAVKNVPSASPPNDIVIIGAGIVGLSAAFHLLAEGHRVRLVERGGVAEGASYGNAGALAFTDILPLASPGMLRKAPKWLLDPLGPLTIPPRYLVPITPWLIRFWRASLPDRYQASITAQGNLMRFAATAMQALVNQAGLAEHLRADGNLQLYESEAELAAAMPGWEARAREGIAFEHVRGARLAELQPGLSPRFTVGTFTPHWQTVSDPYHFALALFRTVMARGAGLVHGEVVGVTADANGVELRLADGKRLRAGRVVIAGGAWSRPLAKSLGDSVPLETERGYNTTLPPGAFDLRRQLTFGGHGFVVTPLSTGIRVGGAVELGGLKAPPNFKRSEAMLTKAARFLPGLRTEGGKQWMGFRPSLPDSLPVIGPATASPRVLYAFGHGHLGLTQSAATGKLVADLAAGRRPSIPLDPFRPDRF, from the coding sequence GTGAACAGCGCGGTCAAAAACGTGCCCTCAGCCTCCCCCCCGAACGACATCGTCATCATCGGCGCCGGCATTGTCGGACTTTCCGCCGCGTTCCATCTTCTGGCCGAGGGGCACCGGGTGCGTCTGGTCGAGCGCGGGGGCGTGGCGGAAGGGGCGAGCTATGGCAATGCCGGGGCTCTCGCCTTCACCGACATTCTCCCCCTCGCCTCGCCCGGCATGCTGCGCAAGGCGCCGAAATGGCTGCTCGACCCGCTCGGGCCGCTGACCATTCCCCCGCGCTACCTCGTGCCGATCACCCCGTGGCTGATCCGCTTCTGGCGCGCCAGCCTGCCGGACCGCTACCAGGCCTCGATAACGGCGCAGGGCAACCTCATGCGCTTTGCCGCCACCGCCATGCAGGCGCTGGTGAACCAGGCCGGCCTTGCCGAGCATCTGCGTGCCGACGGCAATCTCCAGCTCTATGAGAGCGAGGCCGAGCTTGCCGCGGCGATGCCGGGCTGGGAGGCGCGGGCGCGCGAGGGCATCGCCTTCGAGCATGTGCGCGGCGCGCGGCTGGCGGAACTCCAGCCCGGCCTGTCGCCGCGCTTCACGGTCGGCACCTTCACCCCGCACTGGCAGACGGTGAGCGACCCCTATCATTTCGCGCTCGCTCTGTTCCGCACGGTGATGGCCCGCGGCGCCGGGCTCGTGCATGGCGAGGTGGTCGGCGTCACGGCGGACGCGAATGGCGTCGAGCTGCGCCTCGCCGACGGCAAGCGGCTCAGGGCCGGCCGGGTGGTGATCGCGGGCGGCGCGTGGTCGCGCCCGCTGGCGAAGTCGCTCGGCGATTCCGTGCCGCTGGAGACCGAACGCGGCTACAACACCACACTGCCCCCCGGCGCCTTCGACCTGCGGCGCCAGCTCACCTTTGGCGGCCACGGCTTCGTGGTGACGCCGCTGTCCACCGGCATCCGCGTCGGCGGCGCGGTGGAACTGGGCGGGCTGAAGGCGCCGCCGAATTTCAAGCGCTCCGAGGCGATGCTGACCAAGGCGGCGCGCTTCCTGCCGGGCCTGCGCACCGAGGGCGGCAAGCAATGGATGGGCTTCCGCCCCTCGCTGCCGGATTCGCTGCCCGTGATCGGCCCCGCCACCGCCTCGCCGCGCGTGCTCTATGCCTTCGGCCACGGCCATCTCGGCCTGACCCAGAGCGCGGCGACGGGTAAGCTGGTGGCCGATCTTGCCGCCGGGCGCCGGCCCTCCATCCCGCTCGACCCTTTCCGCCCCGACCGTTTCTGA
- a CDS encoding amino acid ABC transporter permease: MNYTFHWLPAFRALPDMLWGALVTLEIAVLSMLLGVAFAILLALAAASPYRALRALAASWIELARNTPALFQIYMAYFGLGSLGIHLDSFVALLAGITFNNAGYLAETFRGGLRAVPPTQVRAARSLGMGQVQAFRLVVMPQMFRIVFYPLTNQMVWAILMTSLGVIVGLNNDLTGVTQDLNVRSFRTFEYFALAAVIYYLLAKFVTLSARLMAWRLFRY, encoded by the coding sequence ATGAACTACACTTTCCACTGGCTGCCGGCGTTCCGCGCCCTGCCCGACATGTTGTGGGGGGCGCTGGTCACGCTGGAGATCGCCGTGCTCTCCATGCTGCTCGGGGTCGCCTTCGCGATCCTGCTCGCACTCGCCGCCGCCTCGCCCTACCGGGCGCTGCGGGCGCTGGCGGCCAGTTGGATCGAGCTTGCCCGCAACACACCGGCGCTGTTCCAGATCTACATGGCCTATTTCGGCCTCGGCTCGCTCGGCATCCATCTCGACAGTTTCGTCGCCCTGCTCGCGGGCATCACCTTCAACAATGCCGGCTATCTCGCCGAAACCTTCCGCGGCGGCCTGCGCGCCGTGCCGCCGACGCAGGTGCGCGCCGCCCGCTCGCTCGGCATGGGGCAGGTCCAGGCCTTCCGCCTAGTGGTGATGCCGCAGATGTTCCGCATCGTCTTCTATCCCCTCACCAACCAGATGGTGTGGGCGATCCTGATGACCTCGCTCGGCGTCATCGTCGGCCTCAACAACGATCTCACCGGCGTCACCCAGGATCTGAATGTGCGCTCCTTCCGCACCTTCGAATATTTCGCGCTCGCCGCCGTGATCTATTACCTGCTCGCCAAATTCGTCACCCTCTCCGCGCGCCTGATGGCGTGGCGGCTGTTCCGCTACTGA
- a CDS encoding amino acid ABC transporter permease, which produces MFETSFSFNDLLFMLKGAGVTLMLTFWAVLGGTLLGVVFGVIRAIAPWWVNAPLGAILDVFRSIPLLIQLVVANSFKTIIGLHWAPFTVGCVVLALYMSAYCTEIVRSGFLAVPATTRRAARSLGLSWRQDLTEIVFPIALRVALPSWIGLTLGVMKDTAMVWWIGVVELLRSSQVIVTRIQEPLFVLSIAGLIYFLMSFPIARLGARLEKRWREND; this is translated from the coding sequence CTGTTCGAGACCAGCTTCTCCTTCAACGACCTGCTGTTCATGCTGAAGGGCGCCGGCGTCACGCTGATGCTCACCTTCTGGGCGGTGCTCGGCGGCACGCTGCTCGGCGTCGTCTTCGGCGTCATCCGCGCCATCGCGCCCTGGTGGGTCAACGCCCCGCTCGGCGCCATTCTCGACGTGTTCCGCTCCATCCCGCTGCTGATCCAGCTGGTGGTGGCGAATTCCTTCAAGACGATCATCGGCTTGCACTGGGCGCCGTTCACTGTCGGCTGCGTCGTGCTGGCGCTGTACATGTCGGCCTATTGCACCGAGATCGTCCGCTCCGGCTTCCTCGCCGTGCCCGCCACCACGCGCCGCGCTGCCCGCTCGCTCGGGCTCTCCTGGCGGCAGGACCTGACCGAGATCGTGTTCCCCATCGCGCTCCGCGTCGCCTTGCCGAGCTGGATCGGCCTGACGCTCGGCGTGATGAAGGACACCGCCATGGTGTGGTGGATCGGCGTCGTCGAATTGCTGCGCTCCTCGCAGGTCATCGTCACCCGCATCCAGGAGCCGCTGTTCGTGCTCTCCATCGCCGGGCTGATCTACTTCCTGATGAGCTTCCCCATCGCCCGCCTCGGCGCCCGCCTCGAAAAGCGCTGGCGCGAGAACGACTGA
- a CDS encoding GntR family transcriptional regulator, giving the protein MASASDVIFDALRQAIAKGDIAEGQTLRQDHIARMFNVSRIPVREALTRLEEQGLVSTQRYRGAVVTTLSTDEIREIFQFRALLEPEVLRYSVERMSDEALEAAKRFAHAFATETDSSHWGELNRSFHYSLYEASGRPYYLQTISAALDRVDRYLRAQLVLTDGMARARREHEGILLACIRRDAEEAAELTRQHILGACVSLIDFLERTRAAEETAS; this is encoded by the coding sequence ATGGCATCCGCATCGGATGTCATTTTCGACGCGCTGCGCCAGGCGATCGCCAAGGGCGACATTGCCGAAGGCCAGACCCTGCGGCAGGACCATATCGCCCGCATGTTCAATGTCAGCCGCATTCCCGTCCGCGAGGCGCTGACCCGGCTGGAAGAGCAGGGGCTGGTCTCGACCCAGCGTTATCGCGGCGCCGTGGTCACGACCCTGTCCACCGACGAGATCCGCGAGATCTTCCAGTTCCGCGCCCTGCTGGAGCCCGAGGTGCTACGCTATTCGGTGGAGCGCATGTCGGACGAGGCGCTGGAGGCGGCCAAGCGGTTCGCTCATGCCTTTGCCACCGAGACCGATTCCTCGCACTGGGGCGAGCTCAACCGCAGCTTCCACTACAGCCTCTACGAGGCGTCCGGGCGGCCCTATTACCTGCAGACCATCAGCGCCGCGCTCGACCGCGTAGACCGCTATCTGCGCGCCCAGCTGGTGCTCACCGACGGCATGGCCCGCGCGCGACGCGAACATGAGGGCATCCTGCTCGCCTGCATCCGCCGCGATGCGGAGGAGGCCGCCGAACTCACCCGCCAGCATATTCTCGGCGCCTGCGTCTCGCTGATCGATTTCCTCGAACGTACCCGCGCGGCCGAGGAGACGGCGTCATAG
- a CDS encoding amino acid ABC transporter ATP-binding protein, with amino-acid sequence MSIEIQDVHKSFGSLEVVKGVTMTVEKGEVVSVIGGSGSGKSTLLMCINGLEPINSGRILVDGTDVHGRGTDLNKLRRKIGIVFQQWNAFPHLTVLENVMLAPRKVLGKSKAEAEAIAVDKLARVGLSEKLKVYPSKLSGGQQQRMAIARALAMSPDYMLFDEVTSALDPQLVGEVLDTMRSLSAEGMTMIVVTHEIAFAREVSDRVAFFHKGKIHEIGPPAQVIGNPQKPETIDFLKSVL; translated from the coding sequence ATGTCGATCGAAATACAGGACGTTCACAAATCCTTCGGCTCGCTCGAAGTGGTCAAGGGCGTGACCATGACCGTCGAGAAGGGCGAGGTCGTCTCCGTCATTGGTGGGTCCGGCTCGGGCAAGTCCACTTTGCTCATGTGCATCAACGGGCTTGAGCCGATCAATTCCGGCCGTATCCTCGTCGACGGCACCGACGTTCACGGGCGCGGCACCGACCTCAACAAGCTGCGCCGCAAGATCGGCATCGTCTTTCAGCAGTGGAATGCGTTTCCCCACCTGACGGTACTGGAAAACGTGATGCTCGCCCCGCGCAAGGTGCTGGGCAAGTCGAAGGCCGAGGCCGAGGCCATTGCGGTGGACAAGCTCGCTCGCGTCGGCCTGTCGGAAAAGCTGAAGGTCTATCCCTCCAAGCTCTCCGGCGGCCAGCAGCAGCGCATGGCGATCGCCCGCGCGCTTGCCATGTCGCCCGACTACATGCTGTTCGACGAGGTGACCTCGGCGCTCGACCCGCAGCTCGTCGGCGAGGTGCTCGACACCATGCGCTCGCTCTCCGCCGAGGGCATGACCATGATCGTCGTCACCCACGAAATCGCCTTCGCCCGCGAGGTCTCCGACCGCGTCGCCTTCTTCCACAAGGGCAAGATCCACGAGATCGGCCCGCCCGCCCAGGTCATCGGAAATCCGCAAAAGCCCGAGACCATCGACTTCCTGAAATCCGTCCTCTGA
- a CDS encoding FkbM family methyltransferase, producing the protein MKRLMRSAATGHSRLVERGSRSKLLLVRHGELHTLPERIHLRRFIKHFAIDCIFDVGANIGQSATMLRQQVGYQGLIVSFEPIPKCADHVRALAKGDPLWQIEEVALADHVGVDSFNIMASNQFSSLASPDHSAVDIFQDHNKIVRSVEVKVDLLTNYYRMYRERFGFTRLSVVSAHGTDLRL; encoded by the coding sequence ATGAAGCGGCTCATGCGGTCGGCGGCGACCGGTCATTCTCGGCTGGTCGAGCGCGGCTCCCGCTCAAAGCTACTGCTTGTCCGCCACGGCGAGCTGCATACCCTTCCCGAGCGCATTCATCTGCGGCGGTTCATCAAGCATTTCGCTATCGACTGCATTTTCGATGTCGGTGCCAATATAGGCCAATCCGCGACCATGCTGCGCCAGCAGGTCGGCTATCAGGGGCTCATCGTCTCTTTCGAGCCGATTCCCAAATGCGCCGACCATGTACGGGCGCTGGCCAAGGGCGACCCGTTGTGGCAGATTGAGGAGGTGGCACTGGCGGACCATGTGGGCGTGGACAGCTTCAATATCATGGCGTCCAACCAGTTCAGCTCGCTCGCGTCTCCCGACCACAGCGCTGTCGATATCTTCCAGGATCACAACAAGATCGTTCGTTCCGTCGAGGTCAAGGTCGACCTGCTGACGAATTACTATCGGATGTATCGCGAGAGGTTCGGGTTCACGCGGCTGTCCGTCGTCAGCGCCCATGGCACAGATTTGAGGTTGTGA
- a CDS encoding transporter substrate-binding domain-containing protein — translation MAKGFGILAAAALTLAAALPAQADKLDDIIASGTLRCAVVLDFPPMGSRDANNNPIGFDVDYCNDLAKALGVKAEIVETPFPDRIPALISGRVDVGVASTSDTLERAKTAGFTIPYFAFKMVVLTKDGLGIKDYDSLKGKKTGSVAGTFEALALEKDVKAWGAGTTFRGYQTQADVFLALAQGQIDATVVTSTVAAAIVKEGKYKGLMMGGDAPYDIDYVALIALRNEQGLLNYLNLFINQQVRTGRYKALYDKWIGLGAAPDLTVPGVYR, via the coding sequence ATGGCTAAGGGATTCGGCATTCTGGCCGCGGCGGCGCTGACGCTCGCCGCCGCTCTGCCCGCGCAGGCGGACAAGCTCGACGACATCATCGCTTCCGGCACGCTGCGCTGCGCGGTGGTGCTGGACTTCCCGCCCATGGGCTCGCGTGATGCCAACAACAACCCGATCGGCTTCGACGTCGATTACTGCAACGACCTCGCCAAGGCGCTCGGCGTGAAGGCGGAAATCGTCGAGACCCCGTTCCCCGACCGTATCCCGGCGCTCATCTCCGGCCGCGTCGATGTCGGCGTCGCCTCGACCTCCGACACGCTGGAACGCGCCAAGACCGCCGGCTTCACCATCCCCTATTTCGCCTTCAAGATGGTCGTGCTCACCAAGGACGGCCTCGGCATCAAGGATTACGACAGCCTGAAGGGCAAGAAGACCGGTTCGGTCGCCGGCACCTTCGAAGCGCTGGCGCTTGAGAAGGACGTGAAGGCGTGGGGCGCGGGCACGACCTTCCGTGGCTACCAGACGCAGGCGGATGTGTTCCTCGCCCTCGCCCAGGGCCAGATCGACGCCACGGTCGTCACCTCCACCGTCGCCGCCGCGATCGTGAAGGAAGGCAAGTATAAGGGCCTGATGATGGGCGGCGATGCCCCCTACGACATCGACTATGTCGCCCTCATCGCCCTGCGCAACGAGCAGGGCCTCCTCAACTACCTGAACCTGTTCATCAACCAGCAGGTCCGCACCGGCCGCTACAAGGCGCTCTACGACAAGTGGATCGGCCTCGGCGCTGCCCCCGACCTGACGGTGCCCGGCGTCTATCGCTGA